One Gossypium hirsutum isolate 1008001.06 chromosome A11, Gossypium_hirsutum_v2.1, whole genome shotgun sequence genomic window carries:
- the LOC107904433 gene encoding putative F-box/LRR-repeat protein At3g44080 → MVLEDKISGLPDDILVTILSLLTLKEAVATSIISRRWQYLWRSLYNLNFRYEEILHRNDSYTEYNWYRKIYGADYMHSYIQVVNQVLRLHKGLKLHEFGIHYPLDASAGCYIDLWVAFAIAFRVSKLELNFSPCPVSYWAFDTKNYSIPLTLFDRSKGIEPYLVQLDRVFSIRTQPLNVDNRFECLKELFLKSVELTGQQFETILSSCTSLERLRLLDSPGLENIKHTVPHMKLNCLEIYHCSGLKNIGIFAPNLVSFKYLGPRTYILVKDAKQLINVCMCPSWRYGEYPITNSLGLPYRQSKDFGFDLFAAYFPQLEYLMMDVRSYTVQKVFKKVPLFCNLKHLSLSTWNSSLDLFGILHCYKMVSCFVKASPFLHRLELHFELPPDKNQALRRISISPHRYLKEVLVSGFFGNKIAVDFIIAVFDFAIELEKIEITTVYLGDPSNCFNSFRHSEIDLNLVRESIQQLHERMPAKVQLYFLDDL, encoded by the exons ATGGTATTGGAAGATAAGATTAGTGGATTGCCAGATGATATCCTTGTAACCATTTTATCACTGCTGACATTGAAAGAAGCAGTTGCCACCAGCATCATCTCTCGAAGATGGCAATATTTATGGAGATCCCTCTATAACCTCAACTTTAGATATGAAGAAATCTTACATCGTAATGATTCTTACACGGAATATAATTGGTATCGTAAAATATATGGAGCTGATTACATGCATAGCTATATACAAGTGGTTAACCAAGTGTTGAGGCTTCATAAAGGTCTAAAACTGCATGAGTTTGGCATTCATTATCCATTAGATGCAAGCGCTGGTTGTTATATTGATCTTTGGGTTGCTTTTGCAATCGCATTTAGGGTTTCTAAGCTTGAATTGAACTTCTCACCCTGTCCAGTCTCATATTGGGCATTCGACACCAAGAACTACTCTATCCCACTTACCCTCTTCGATAGATCGAAGGGGATTGAGCCTTATTTGGTACAATTGGATCGAGTTTTCTCCATTCGTACACAGCCTTTGAATGTTGATAATCGTTTCGAGTGTCTTAAAGAGCTCTTCTTGAAATCTGTAGAACTTACGGGCCAACAGTTTGAAACCATTTTATCTAGCTGCACATCTCTTGAGCGCTTACGTTTGCTTGACAGCCCTGGGCTAGAGAATATAAAGCATACTGTTCCTCACATGAAGTTGAATTGCTTGGAGATATACCATTGTTCTGGTTTGAAGAATATTGGAATCTTTGCTCCAAATCTTGTTTCCTTTAAGTATTTAGGGCCCAGGACTTATATTTTGGTTAAGGATGCTAAACAGCTCATTAATGTTTGCATGTGTCCTTCTTGGAGATATGGGGAATACCCAATTACAAATTCTTTGGGTTTACCTTATAGGCAAAGCAAAGATTTTGGTTTTGACCTATTTGCTGCTTACTTTCCCCAGTTGGAGTATTTGATGATGGATGTTAGGTCTTATACG GTacaaaaagtatttaaaaaggtccctttattttgcaatttaaaaCATCTGTCATTGAGCACTTGGAATTCTTCCCTCGATCTCTTTGGGATTCTACATTGCTACAAAATGGTTAGTTGCTTTGTCAAGGCATCACCATTCTTGCATCGGCTCGAGTTACAT TTTGAGCTACCTCCCGATAAAAACCAAGCATTGAGAAGAATTTCTATATCTCCACACCGATATCTAAAGGAGGTTTTGGTTTCTGGTTTTTTTGGCAATAAGATCGCTGTGGATTTCATCATTGCTGTTTTCGATTTTGCCATTGAACTCGAAAAGATTGAGATAACAACAGTTTATTTAGGTGATCCCAGCAACTGCTTTAACTCGTTTAGACATTCGGAGATTGATCTTAATCTCGTTAGGGAAAGTATTCAACAGCTCCATGAAAGAATGCCTGCAAAAGTTCAGTTGTATTTTCTTGATGATCTTTGA